Part of the Nicotiana sylvestris chromosome 2, ASM39365v2, whole genome shotgun sequence genome, GTCCTTCGGCCCGGTTGAATTTTCCTGAGCTGTTGGGTGGTGATGGTGGGCTTAATGATTTATCTGCTGCTTCAATTCGTAAAAAGGCCATAGAAGTTGGTGCTCAAGTTGACGCGATACAGAACTCACTTGCTACTCATCACAACCACGGCCACGGCCACGGCCACGACCACGACCATCCAGAAGAAAAAGTGCACTGTGAGACTGCAAGCCCGTCTGAATTGAAGCCATGTTGGTTTCAGGAGAAGCCCGATTTAAACGAAAAGCCCGAGCCCGAAGACCCAGAACTGGATTACTGGTGAGGACTGGTAATATTTAGTTACAATATTATTACTTATAATAATAGTATAGTAACTATGCtagtgtaatttttttttgtttgggggGAGGAAGAGGGGGTACATTGGTAAGAATACAAGCGCCGCTCCAGATTGTCTTTATTCCTAGCTGGTAGCCTAGGATTGTTATATTCTCAAAACAATCacctctttatttttatttttacttattttAAAGAAATTTTTGAGCTCAAACAGTTTTCATGTTGTAATATGTAAAGGTGATTTGTGTTAATATTTTGTCTTTCGCAATTCAAATTGTACTTTGCTTGGGGCCTTGGTGGTGGTGGGTTGGGGGGAAATGGATAGCAAATGGTAGGGTGAATTATGCATATTGGTCATGTTAAAGACTTAGCCAATTGTTTATTAGGCGTGAAATGATGAATGATGATTGAGGAGTGAGGAGAGCGTGTGTGGCGGCGACAGAAAAGGGGAATGGGGTGTTAAATTGTTACTACTTGTAGTCAAGTCTTTTattgtttttaattatttgtgtaGTGGTTGATATCATGAACAGTGGATGAGGGAAAAGATATTTGTTAGATTATTGTAACATCCGATCGCACTACGATTGCTACGTACTGAATTGTAAAAAGACTTCTGGACCGGGTGGATCCAAGTGGGGAACGGCCGCGGCCACTTGGAGAGGGTGAGGATGAGGAAGACAACACTGGCCCTACAATGGCTCGAGTCTGGTGCAAGTGGGTAATATGTGATTTTGTGTTTTGCTAACTGTGAACAAAAATGAACTACTCTTAACAGTGTTATCCGAGTCAATTAATAGCTTTTTGGCCAATACTGGTCCAAAAATGGGGTTTTAAGCCTAAAGGTACTTTTTTTCTGAGTTAGGGTGTTTAGTCAAGTTTTTTaagggaaaaaagtgcttttgattGAGtataatagcccgtttggccaagctgtaaaaatcagcttattttgagaagtgctttttttcaaaagtgtttctcatgagaaacagtttgtgtttggctaattaatttgaaaagcacttttaagcagcaattagtgtttgactaagctttaaaaaactgcttctaagtgtatgtttctcaaaagtgtttctcaaaaaagtacttttagagagaagctacttttttctgcttctcctcaaaagcactttttttcttccaaaagcttggtcaaacacctcaaattttggtcaaaagtgcttttggcaaaaaaaatatttttggccaaaagtagcttggccaaacatgctataaACAGTTTttgagaaacagaaaaaatagcttcttcccaaaagtatttttgagaaaaatatatttagaagcactttttaaaaacttggtcaa contains:
- the LOC104238295 gene encoding ethylene-responsive transcription factor ERF011-like; the protein is MEVGDGIQSGGVASSGGCCGAKRKNERPYKGIRMRKWGKWVAEIREPNKRSRIWLGSYSTPVAAARAYDTAVYYLRGPSARLNFPELLGGDGGLNDLSAASIRKKAIEVGAQVDAIQNSLATHHNHGHGHGHDHDHPEEKVHCETASPSELKPCWFQEKPDLNEKPEPEDPELDYW